CAGAGAAGTTAATGAATGATAAAGAGCTTACTTCATTCAGAAAGCTGACTAACTGGTCTACAGTTAAATAATCACTTTTGTTCCCATTGCTGCAAAggaattaattagaaaaaaaacaaaatgttatgcTTCTTAAAAGAGACACCCTCACAGTCAATCACACAGTTAAAATTAGAAatccatctttaaaaaaaaagggatcaTTCTTAAATGTTACACGTTTAGTAATAACATGTTAATCATCACTCATAATTAAACTGTGGAAGCAGGTTAGGCTGTCCGGACAGTTAGTGCAGCAGGCGCAGAAACATCGCCCTGATTATCTCCAACAAGATGCAGCAGCTCACATTTGGGGAATATTTTAACGGTGGATATATCAGTGTTCTGTTCAGGCAACTcaaagctgctgctgttaaGTCGTTTATTTGGAGGACTGATCATGTCATAGTATTAATTTTCAGGGATAAAGTCATTACAGTCGCAAAGAAGAGGGCAggcaaatatgaataaaaaagggGGCTCACATTTTCTTGAAGAGCTCCTCGATGTCTGTGCGAGGGCAGATCTTCTGTGTGAGCGCgtagaaaatgtcaaaagtgaaaTCTGCTGGTTCAATCTCGTCATTCTGTGGAGGATAAACAGACCCGCCATTCGTTACCATGAGAGCTGTAAACCTACAGTTGTAAGAGAcggttcaccccaaaattaaacgTACACATTTTTCATcgtacctgtagtgctatttatcaatctaagCAAGGCAAGTTTTTTTAGATGGTACAAAGCATGCCTTAAGGCGCTTTATAAAtagtcattttaatttgatctttAAAGTCCAAtgtcaaaacaatctagactgataaacagcgaAACATTTAGGAGGAAAAGTATTCTGATTTTTGAGGTgacctgtccctttaaagtgTCACATGTGATCGATCTGACCGCGACAGTCTACGGTCAGTGATGTCTGACCTTTCCACTCGGAAGGCCAAGATCCTTTAAAGCCTGAAAGATCCCCTTCTCTGTCTTTCCTGATGCAAATGTTCGAGTAATGCtgtgagagaaaggagagagggaaagaaaaatgcTGAGTGAGACAAACTGGAGTAAAATGGCACAGCGCTTCAGTTAAACACATATCTCATTATTTTATTCTCACCCTCTCACAGGAATCTTCCCATTCACGTTGGTCAGGAAGCACATTCTCATCCAACTAAACAAGAACAAATAATGACGCAGAGGAGAGCACAGATTAGAGAAAGGGCTGATGTCTTACCAGAATTATATGGCATACATGTTAAAgataaacaaaactgaatttaaaggaatacttcacccagaGAATGAGC
This DNA window, taken from Plectropomus leopardus isolate mb unplaced genomic scaffold, YSFRI_Pleo_2.0 unplaced_scaffold367, whole genome shotgun sequence, encodes the following:
- the LOC121938872 gene encoding 1-phosphatidylinositol 4,5-bisphosphate phosphodiesterase beta-4-like isoform X1 → MTCLKKHWMRMCFLTNVNGKIPVRGITRTFASGKTEKGIFQALKDLGLPSGKNDEIEPADFTFDIFYALTQKICPRTDIEELFKKINGNKSDYLTVDQLVSFLNEVSSLSFINFSVFCL
- the LOC121938872 gene encoding 1-phosphatidylinositol 4,5-bisphosphate phosphodiesterase beta-4-like isoform X2, which codes for MTCLKKHWMRMCFLTNVNGKIPVRGITRTFASGKTEKGIFQALKDLGLPSGKNDEIEPADFTFDIFYALTQKICPRTDIEELFKKM